AAACTGATTTTTGATTTTTTCTACTTCAACTTTTAATGCATTTAGATTTTTGTCATCAGTAATTAGCGACCCATCTACAAGGTATAGCACCACTTGCGCCTGCTTTATTTTTTCAAAAGTTTTTTTAATGCCGATCCCTTCAACAACATCGGTAGTTTCACGAATCCCAGCCGTGTCAATAAACCTAAAACCTATTCCGTTTATGGCTATTTCATCTTCTATAGTATCACGGGTGGTACCTGCAATTTCAGAAACGATAGCGCGATCTTCGTTTAAAAGGGAATTCAACAAGGTAGATTTTCCCACATTAGGTTCTCCTACGATGGCTACAGGAATGCCGTTTTTAATAACATTGCCAACAGCAAAGGAATCAATCAATCTTTTTAAAACCTGACGAATTCTATTTAATAATTGTGTAAATTGTTCTCTGTTGGCAAACTCTACATCTTCCTCAGCAAAATCTAACTCCAGCTCAATTAAAGAGGCAAAATTCATTAATTCAGCCCTTAATTCTTTAATTTCATTGCTAAAACCGCCTCGCATTTGCTGAATAGCAATTTGGTGGCTCGCTGCATTGTCCGATGCGATAACATCGGCAACAGCTTCTGCCTGACTTAAATCGATCTTGCCGTTTAAAAATGCACGTAGTGTAAATTCTCCAGCATCAGCAGTTCGGCAACCATTTCTTAAAAATAGCTGTATAATTTCTTGTTGAATATAAGAAGACCCATGGCAGGAAATTTCGACAATATTTTCGCCTGTATAGGAATGAGGTCCTTTAAAAACAGAGACCAATACTTCATCTAAGACTCGCTTGTCGTCTACAACATGACCCAATAAAATGGTATGACTTTTTTGCTTTGCTAAATCTTTACCTTTTTTAGAAACGAAATGATTTGATGCAATGCTAATGGCATCTTTTCCAGAAATTCGGATGACTGCAATAGCGCCAGCTCCTGAAGGAGTTGCTAAAGCGATAATCGATTCGTTTGAAAACATAACTAAAAATATTTAGGTTGCAAAAATAGCAAATTGCGCGGAGGAGAGCCTCGAATACGCTTTAAACTTTAAGCCACTTTCACTAGGTATTTATTTGTGCCAATTTCGTATCTTTGTAGTACTAAAATACCTGATCATTTTTGAAAAAATAACACTATTTTCTTCACCCGAAAACAGATACGGAAAGAGCACTAATTTTACGAGTGACTTTTAGTTCCAAGTAAGAGACACTTTATATTAAAAATTCCGAAGGAGATCAACTTTTGAGCGAATTAGGACCTTGAATCGACTTCGTAGAAAACACTAAATTTTTTAAACACTAAACTTTGAATCATGAAACAACTAGTTTTTACCATCATGCTTATTTTTTTAACGGTAAGCACAAATTACGCACAAGAGAAAACAGAAATCCCTAAAGATTCTGTTGCAATGGCTAAAGCGGCTGAAGATGCTGCAATTTTATTGCGAATTAAAACAGCGGAGAAAGAGGCTAAAGAAGCAGAAAAAGAACTCAAAAAGGCAGAG
The sequence above is drawn from the Cellulophaga sp. Hel_I_12 genome and encodes:
- the mnmE gene encoding tRNA uridine-5-carboxymethylaminomethyl(34) synthesis GTPase MnmE, whose translation is MFSNESIIALATPSGAGAIAVIRISGKDAISIASNHFVSKKGKDLAKQKSHTILLGHVVDDKRVLDEVLVSVFKGPHSYTGENIVEISCHGSSYIQQEIIQLFLRNGCRTADAGEFTLRAFLNGKIDLSQAEAVADVIASDNAASHQIAIQQMRGGFSNEIKELRAELMNFASLIELELDFAEEDVEFANREQFTQLLNRIRQVLKRLIDSFAVGNVIKNGIPVAIVGEPNVGKSTLLNSLLNEDRAIVSEIAGTTRDTIEDEIAINGIGFRFIDTAGIRETTDVVEGIGIKKTFEKIKQAQVVLYLVDGSLITDDKNLNALKVEVEKIKNQFPLKSILVLINKADKISQTSTAFISKELSAVSTSLKFIFISAKTGLGVETLKDELLSLINTGALRNNETIVTNSRHYNSLLKALEEIQKVQSGMDAGFSGDLLAIDIRQALFHFGEITGEITSDDLLGNIFANFCIGK